One stretch of Salarias fasciatus chromosome 19, fSalaFa1.1, whole genome shotgun sequence DNA includes these proteins:
- the LOC115406308 gene encoding fatty acid-binding protein, brain-like, translating to MVDAFCATWKLVDSQNFDEYMKALGVGFATRQVGNVTKPTVVISKDGDKVVVKTLSTFKNTELSAKLGEEFDETTVDDRHVKSTFTMEGDKFVQTQKWDGKETKFVRELKDGKMVMTLTFEGVQAVRTYEKA from the exons ATGGTTGACGCTTTCTGCGCCACGTGGAAGCTGGTGGACAGCCAGAACTTTGATGAATACATGAAGGCACTTG GTGTTGGTTTTGCCACCAGACAAGTGGGAAATGTCACCAAACCAACGGTGGTGATCAGCAAAGACGGGGACAAGGTGGTGGTGAAAACCCTGAGCACCTTCAAGAACACCGAGCTCTCTGCCAAGCTGGGAGAGGAGTTCGACGAGACCACCGTCGACGATCGGCATGTCAAG TCAACTTTCACCATGGAGGGAGACAAATTTGTGCAGACGCAGAAGTGGGACGGCAAAGAGACCAAATTTGTCCGAGAACTGAAGGATGGGAAGATGGTGATG acgTTAACCTTCGAGGGCGTCCAGGCCGTCCGCACGTACGAGAAAGCCTAA